From a single Azospirillum fermentarium genomic region:
- a CDS encoding DMT family transporter → MSVRDTLLVLVVVALWGINFVSSKIGVTEFPPLFLMFLRFTLVAAVLLPFVRVPWGKLGNIAILAVILGGIHFPLMFNGIRGLDAATTSVVAQLQVPFASLLAAIFFRDKLGWRRAAGMVVAFAGVVLIAGEPRLASSLGPLLFVVSASFAFAAANVQIKRLGAVDGFTLNAWMALFAAPLLLVLSLILEDGQWHAVTHATWRGWAALLYIVVAATIIAYGLWYYLIGKYDVNQAVPYMLLIPVFGVLSGVAVLGEPLTWTLVIGGLLTVAGVGVIVIRKPAVVNVKTTSLT, encoded by the coding sequence GTGAGCGTCCGCGACACGCTGCTGGTTCTGGTGGTGGTGGCGCTGTGGGGGATCAATTTCGTCTCCTCCAAGATCGGGGTGACGGAGTTTCCGCCGCTGTTCCTGATGTTCCTGCGCTTCACCCTGGTGGCGGCGGTGCTGCTGCCCTTCGTGCGGGTGCCGTGGGGCAAGCTGGGGAACATCGCCATCCTCGCCGTCATCCTCGGCGGCATCCATTTCCCGCTGATGTTCAACGGCATCCGGGGGCTGGACGCCGCCACCACCTCGGTGGTGGCGCAGCTTCAGGTGCCCTTCGCCTCGCTGTTGGCCGCCATCTTCTTCCGCGACAAGCTGGGGTGGCGGCGGGCGGCGGGCATGGTGGTGGCCTTTGCCGGGGTGGTGCTGATCGCGGGCGAGCCGCGGCTGGCCTCGTCCCTTGGGCCGCTGCTGTTCGTGGTGTCGGCCAGCTTCGCCTTTGCCGCCGCCAACGTGCAGATCAAGCGGCTGGGGGCGGTGGACGGCTTCACGCTGAACGCCTGGATGGCGTTGTTCGCCGCCCCGCTGCTGCTGGTGCTGTCCCTGATCCTGGAGGACGGGCAGTGGCACGCGGTGACCCACGCCACGTGGCGCGGGTGGGCCGCCCTCCTCTACATCGTGGTGGCGGCGACCATCATCGCCTATGGCCTGTGGTACTACCTGATCGGGAAGTACGACGTGAATCAGGCGGTGCCGTACATGCTGCTGATCCCGGTGTTCGGCGTGCTGTCGGGCGTGGCGGTGCTGGGCGAGCCGCTGACGTGGACGCTGGTGATCGGCGGGCTGTTGACCGTGGCCGGCGTCGGGGTGATCGTGATCCGCAAGCCCGCCGTGGTGAACGTGAAGACCACCAGCCTGACCTGA
- a CDS encoding molecular chaperone DjiA, with protein sequence MSIWGKILGGAAGFAIGGPLGALLGAAAGHAVDRMSDPGPEGADGTRSIAFTIGVIVLSAKMAKADGTVKRVEVDTFKRLFDVPPEEMGNVGRVFDLARRDSAGFEVYARQIASLFSPRDPVLEDLLESLLRIAEADGEVHESEVAYLRAVASIFGFGDGDFRRIMAEHCVTCDRAADPYTVLGVAPGADAAAVKAAHRRLVQEHHPDRLIAQGLPQEFIDLATDRLAAVNAAYDAIQKSRRTAP encoded by the coding sequence ATGAGCATTTGGGGCAAGATCCTGGGCGGGGCGGCGGGGTTCGCCATCGGCGGTCCGCTGGGCGCGCTTCTGGGGGCAGCCGCCGGCCACGCGGTGGACCGCATGAGCGATCCCGGGCCGGAGGGCGCGGACGGCACCCGCTCCATCGCCTTCACCATCGGCGTGATCGTGCTGTCGGCCAAGATGGCCAAGGCCGACGGCACCGTGAAACGGGTCGAGGTGGACACCTTCAAGCGCCTGTTCGACGTCCCGCCGGAGGAGATGGGCAACGTGGGCCGGGTGTTCGACCTCGCCCGCCGCGACAGCGCCGGGTTCGAGGTCTATGCCCGGCAGATCGCCTCCCTCTTCAGCCCCCGCGACCCGGTGCTGGAAGACCTGCTGGAAAGCCTGCTGCGCATCGCCGAGGCCGACGGCGAGGTGCACGAGAGCGAGGTGGCCTATCTGCGCGCCGTGGCATCCATCTTCGGGTTCGGCGACGGCGACTTCCGCCGCATCATGGCCGAGCATTGCGTCACCTGCGACCGCGCCGCCGACCCCTACACCGTGCTGGGGGTGGCCCCCGGCGCGGACGCCGCGGCGGTGAAGGCCGCCCACCGCCGGCTGGTGCAGGAGCACCACCCCGACCGGCTGATCGCCCAGGGGCTGCCGCAGGAATTCATCGACCTCGCCACCGACCGTCTGGCCGCGGTCAACGCCGCCTACGACGCCATTCAGAAAAGCCGGCGGACGGCGCCGTAA
- the ftsL gene encoding cell division protein FtsL: MKGKIILFWLVLIGGAGAFLFQTAYQVQGLEEELVSLNRQIVREQESIQILKAEWSYLNTPTRLEKLAREYLQLQPSEARQFVAKADSVPMRPEQPIASEIIRTPRLPVAMPLPAAIPAAVPATAKAQTPAPAAMPGVVPASAPAPVKTPKTTGATALASIPAAGPAAVVAPRAPAPAVQQASTLRPPQPSAPSATAKPQNPAPMGQRAPQPAAGRAGAGSGGDDPMGMLIARLGGTR; encoded by the coding sequence ATGAAGGGAAAGATCATCCTGTTCTGGCTTGTCCTGATCGGCGGCGCCGGAGCCTTTCTCTTCCAGACGGCCTACCAGGTGCAGGGACTGGAGGAGGAGCTGGTCTCGCTCAACCGCCAGATCGTGCGCGAACAGGAAAGCATCCAGATCCTGAAGGCGGAGTGGAGCTATCTGAACACCCCGACCCGGCTGGAAAAGCTGGCGCGGGAGTATCTCCAGCTCCAGCCGAGCGAGGCCCGCCAGTTCGTCGCCAAGGCCGATTCCGTGCCCATGCGCCCGGAACAGCCCATCGCGTCGGAAATCATCCGCACGCCGCGCCTGCCGGTGGCCATGCCGCTGCCCGCCGCCATCCCCGCGGCGGTCCCCGCCACCGCCAAGGCCCAGACCCCCGCCCCGGCGGCGATGCCGGGCGTGGTTCCCGCCTCGGCCCCCGCCCCGGTGAAGACGCCCAAGACCACGGGCGCCACCGCGCTGGCCTCCATCCCCGCCGCCGGCCCGGCGGCGGTGGTCGCCCCGCGCGCCCCGGCCCCGGCGGTGCAGCAGGCGTCCACCCTGCGCCCGCCCCAGCCCAGCGCCCCGTCGGCCACCGCCAAGCCGCAGAACCCCGCCCCCATGGGCCAGCGGGCACCCCAGCCCGCCGCGGGCCGTGCCGGCGCCGGCTCCGGCGGTGACGATCCCATGGGCATGCTGATCGCCCGCCTGGGAGGGACGCGATGA
- a CDS encoding N-acetylmuramoyl-L-alanine amidase — MPTPSHPPTVPRPSPNHGPRPAGAGVELLVLHYTGMPDADSALARLCDPGSQVSAHYTVDEDGTVYAHVPEDRRAWHAGVSAWRGRADVNSRSIGIEIVNPGHEFGYRPFPPAQMDAVEALCRDVMGRHGISPADVVAHSDIAPARKEDPGELFDWPRLAAAGIGLWPMPSQEDGGPWDERGVADLLARIGYDPAAPRALLAFQRRYRPWGLTGTPDGETVARLRALVRLMGR; from the coding sequence TTGCCCACGCCGTCCCATCCGCCGACCGTTCCCCGCCCCTCCCCCAACCACGGGCCGCGCCCCGCGGGGGCCGGCGTGGAGCTTCTGGTCCTGCACTACACCGGCATGCCCGACGCGGACTCGGCCCTGGCCCGGCTGTGCGATCCGGGAAGCCAGGTCAGCGCCCATTACACGGTGGACGAGGACGGCACCGTCTATGCCCATGTGCCCGAGGACCGGCGGGCGTGGCACGCGGGCGTCAGCGCCTGGCGGGGCCGGGCCGACGTCAACAGCCGCTCCATCGGCATCGAGATCGTCAATCCGGGCCACGAGTTCGGCTACCGCCCCTTCCCCCCCGCCCAGATGGACGCGGTGGAGGCCCTGTGCCGGGACGTCATGGGACGGCATGGGATTTCCCCCGCCGATGTGGTCGCCCACAGCGACATCGCCCCGGCGCGCAAGGAAGACCCCGGCGAACTGTTCGACTGGCCCCGGCTGGCCGCCGCCGGAATCGGCCTCTGGCCCATGCCGTCCCAGGAGGACGGGGGGCCGTGGGACGAGAGGGGCGTGGCGGACCTGCTGGCCCGAATCGGTTACGACCCCGCCGCCCCCCGCGCGCTGCTGGCGTTCCAGCGCCGCTACCGCCCGTGGGGGCTGACCGGCACCCCCGACGGCGAGACCGTGGCCCGTCTGCGGGCGCTGGTCCGGCTGATGGGGCGCTGA
- a CDS encoding division/cell wall cluster transcriptional repressor MraZ — translation MKTQFLGGCTQSGLHHAGAGSAKPAGAAGIAAGGNAGGTKGPMAVFLSTYVNKVDRKGRVSVPAQFRQSLAKTSTPGTVYVWPSLNHQALEGADQDYLDILSESLDSPDLEEDEREMIETFIFGKLVPLTIDNEGRFVLPQHLADFAGITEEAAFIGRRKTFQIWEPKALQAHEDALRDQVVRRDISLSSIVAKASRGAAGRKEGA, via the coding sequence ATGAAAACCCAATTCCTGGGTGGTTGTACCCAATCCGGGCTACATCATGCAGGGGCCGGCAGCGCGAAGCCGGCGGGTGCGGCGGGGATCGCCGCCGGGGGAAACGCTGGGGGGACCAAGGGGCCGATGGCCGTATTCCTGTCCACATATGTCAACAAAGTTGACAGGAAGGGACGCGTTTCGGTTCCGGCGCAATTCCGTCAGTCGCTGGCCAAAACCAGCACGCCCGGTACGGTTTATGTCTGGCCGTCTCTTAACCATCAGGCGCTGGAAGGCGCCGATCAGGACTATCTCGACATCTTGAGCGAAAGCCTCGACTCCCCCGATCTTGAAGAGGATGAACGCGAGATGATCGAGACCTTCATTTTCGGAAAGCTGGTTCCTCTGACCATCGACAATGAAGGGCGCTTCGTCCTGCCCCAGCATCTGGCGGATTTCGCCGGCATCACCGAGGAGGCGGCCTTCATCGGCCGCCGCAAGACGTTCCAGATCTGGGAACCCAAGGCGCTGCAGGCCCACGAGGATGCGTTGCGCGACCAGGTGGTCCGCCGCGACATCTCCCTGTCCAGCATCGTCGCCAAGGCGTCCCGCGGTGCCGCCGGCCGGAAGGAGGGGGCATGA
- a CDS encoding hydantoinase B/oxoprolinase family protein has product MTTGTRDGGAAGRWQFWIDRGGTFTDIVARRPDGAVVTHKLLSENPERYRDAAIQGIRDLLELAPGEPITPDRVEVVKMGTTVATNALLERKGERTVLLITEGFADQLRIGYQARPAIFARHIVLPELLYDKVVEVPERVRADGTVERPVDLRAVRLGLEQAHREGIRAAAIVLMHGYRHHEHERQVAAIARAVGFEQVSASHEVSPLMKIVGRGDTTVVDAYLSPILRRYVQQVADELNGVRLMFMQSNGGLTDARFFHGKDAILSGPAGGVVGAVRTAAMAGATKIIGFDMGGTSTDVCHYAGEYERTFETVVAGVRVRAPMMHVHTVAAGGGSICTFDGARFRVGPESAGANPGPACYRRGGPLTVTDCNVMVGKLQPAHFPAVFGPGGDEPLDAAVVRTRFTELAERIRTATGRVLTPEAVAEGFLTVAVDNMATAIKKISVQRGYDVTQYVLNCFGGAGGQHACAVADALGMTRVYLHPHAGVLSAYGIGLADMVAIRERAVEARLDAHLLPKLEAVLDGLAVEGRGELLRQGVEDSRIILHRTAHIKADGSDTPLTVPFGSVEAMTAAFEAAHAQRYGFAMTAKALVVEAVAVEAVGRTETAPDPDLPWPESKALPRRLATVRMFTGGRMGEAPVFDRARLAPGNRIVGPAVIREAVGTVVVEPGWLADVTVKNHLVLSRHERRPQRRAVGTQADPVMLEVFNNLFMSIAEQMGSTLQKTATSVNIKERLDFSCALFDREGGLIANAPHMPVHLGSMGESVRTVIDRRRGAMRPGDVYMLNDPYHGGTHLPDITVISPVFDAQDSDLLFFVASRGHHADVGGITPGSMPPDSRSIIEEGVLIDNFLLVEAGTLRDEETVALLTSGPHPVRNLAQNMADLKAQIAANEKGAQELRRMVSQFGLDTVRAYMSHVQDNAEEQVRRAIDVLSDGTFELALDNGAVIHVRIAIDRRTRSAEVDFTGTSPQLDSNFNAPAAVCRAAVLYVFRTLVDGDIPMNEGCLKPIRIRIPPGSMLAPRYPAAVVAGNVETSQCITDALYGALGVMAASQGTMNNFTFGNERHQYYETVCGGSGAGAAFHGTDAVQTHMTNSRLTDPEVLEWRFPVVVEAFRIRRGSGGTGQHRGGDGVIRRIRFLEAMTAAILANHRRVPPFGLKGGKPGSVGRTLVQRTDGLVEELGPTAKVEMQPGETIIIETPGGGGYGNPSAASRE; this is encoded by the coding sequence ATGACGACGGGGACCAGGGACGGCGGAGCGGCCGGGCGGTGGCAGTTCTGGATCGACCGGGGCGGCACCTTCACGGATATCGTGGCCCGCCGCCCCGACGGCGCCGTGGTGACCCACAAGCTGTTGTCGGAAAACCCCGAACGCTACCGCGACGCCGCCATCCAGGGCATCCGCGACCTGCTGGAACTCGCCCCCGGCGAGCCGATCACGCCCGACCGGGTGGAGGTGGTGAAGATGGGCACCACCGTCGCCACCAACGCGCTCCTAGAGCGCAAGGGCGAGCGCACCGTCCTGCTGATCACCGAGGGGTTCGCCGACCAGCTCCGCATCGGTTATCAGGCCCGTCCCGCCATCTTCGCCCGCCATATCGTCCTGCCCGAACTGCTTTACGACAAGGTGGTGGAGGTGCCGGAACGGGTGCGGGCCGACGGCACGGTGGAAAGGCCGGTGGACCTGCGTGCCGTCCGTCTCGGGCTGGAACAGGCCCATCGGGAGGGAATCCGCGCCGCCGCCATCGTACTGATGCACGGCTACCGCCATCACGAACACGAACGTCAGGTGGCCGCCATCGCCCGCGCCGTGGGGTTCGAGCAGGTCTCGGCCAGCCACGAGGTCAGCCCGCTGATGAAGATCGTCGGGCGCGGCGACACCACGGTGGTCGATGCCTATCTCTCCCCCATCCTGCGCCGCTATGTGCAGCAGGTGGCCGACGAGCTGAACGGCGTCCGGCTGATGTTCATGCAGTCCAACGGCGGCCTGACCGACGCCCGCTTCTTCCACGGCAAGGACGCCATCCTGTCCGGCCCGGCCGGCGGGGTGGTGGGGGCGGTGCGGACCGCCGCCATGGCCGGCGCCACAAAAATCATCGGCTTCGACATGGGCGGCACCTCCACCGACGTGTGCCATTACGCCGGGGAGTACGAGCGCACGTTCGAAACCGTGGTGGCGGGGGTGCGGGTGCGGGCACCCATGATGCACGTCCACACGGTGGCGGCGGGCGGGGGCTCCATCTGCACCTTTGACGGGGCGCGGTTCCGCGTGGGGCCGGAAAGTGCGGGCGCCAACCCCGGCCCGGCGTGCTACCGCCGCGGCGGGCCGCTGACGGTCACCGACTGCAACGTGATGGTGGGAAAGCTCCAGCCCGCCCATTTCCCCGCCGTCTTCGGCCCCGGCGGCGACGAGCCGCTGGACGCCGCCGTGGTGCGGACCCGGTTCACCGAACTGGCGGAGCGCATCCGCACCGCCACCGGCCGGGTGCTGACCCCGGAAGCGGTGGCGGAGGGGTTCCTGACCGTGGCCGTGGACAACATGGCCACCGCCATCAAGAAGATCTCGGTTCAGCGCGGCTATGACGTGACCCAGTACGTGCTGAACTGCTTCGGCGGGGCCGGGGGGCAGCACGCCTGCGCCGTGGCCGACGCGCTGGGCATGACGCGGGTCTATCTGCATCCCCACGCGGGCGTGCTGTCGGCCTATGGCATCGGGCTGGCCGATATGGTCGCCATTCGCGAACGCGCGGTGGAAGCGCGGCTGGACGCCCACCTGCTGCCCAAGCTGGAAGCGGTTCTCGACGGGCTGGCGGTGGAGGGGCGGGGCGAATTGCTGCGCCAGGGGGTGGAGGACTCCCGGATCATCCTGCACCGCACCGCCCACATCAAGGCCGACGGGTCCGACACCCCCCTGACCGTGCCGTTCGGCAGCGTGGAGGCCATGACCGCGGCGTTCGAGGCGGCGCACGCCCAGCGCTACGGCTTTGCCATGACGGCCAAGGCGCTGGTGGTGGAGGCGGTGGCGGTGGAGGCGGTGGGCCGTACCGAGACCGCCCCGGATCCCGACCTGCCGTGGCCGGAGAGCAAGGCGCTGCCGCGGCGGCTGGCGACGGTGAGGATGTTCACCGGCGGGCGCATGGGCGAGGCGCCGGTGTTCGACCGCGCCCGTCTGGCCCCCGGCAACCGCATTGTCGGCCCGGCGGTGATCCGCGAGGCGGTGGGAACGGTGGTGGTGGAACCCGGCTGGCTGGCCGACGTGACGGTGAAGAACCATCTGGTGCTGTCGCGCCACGAACGCCGGCCCCAGCGCCGGGCGGTGGGCACCCAGGCCGACCCGGTGATGCTGGAGGTGTTCAACAACCTGTTCATGTCCATCGCCGAACAGATGGGTTCGACGCTGCAAAAGACCGCCACCTCGGTCAACATCAAGGAGCGGCTGGATTTCTCCTGCGCCCTGTTCGACCGCGAGGGCGGGCTGATCGCCAACGCCCCCCACATGCCGGTGCATCTGGGGTCCATGGGCGAGAGTGTGCGCACGGTCATCGACCGCCGCCGCGGCGCCATGCGGCCCGGCGACGTCTATATGCTGAACGACCCCTATCATGGGGGCACGCACCTGCCCGACATCACGGTGATCTCGCCGGTGTTCGACGCGCAGGACAGCGACCTGCTGTTCTTCGTGGCATCCCGCGGCCACCACGCCGATGTGGGCGGCATCACCCCCGGCTCCATGCCCCCCGACAGCCGGTCGATCATCGAAGAAGGCGTTCTGATCGACAATTTCCTGCTGGTGGAGGCCGGCACCCTGCGGGACGAGGAAACGGTGGCGCTGCTGACCAGCGGCCCGCACCCGGTGCGCAATCTGGCCCAGAACATGGCCGACCTGAAGGCGCAGATCGCCGCCAACGAAAAGGGCGCGCAGGAGCTGCGCCGCATGGTGTCCCAGTTCGGGCTGGACACCGTGCGCGCCTATATGTCCCACGTGCAGGACAACGCCGAGGAGCAGGTCCGCCGGGCCATCGACGTGCTGTCGGACGGGACGTTCGAACTGGCGCTGGACAATGGGGCCGTGATCCACGTGCGGATCGCCATCGACCGCCGCACCCGTTCGGCGGAGGTGGACTTCACCGGCACCAGCCCGCAACTGGACAGCAATTTCAACGCGCCGGCCGCCGTGTGCCGGGCGGCGGTGCTCTATGTCTTCCGCACGCTGGTGGACGGCGACATCCCCATGAACGAGGGGTGCCTGAAACCCATCCGCATCCGCATTCCCCCCGGCTCCATGCTGGCGCCGCGCTATCCGGCGGCGGTGGTGGCCGGCAATGTGGAAACCAGCCAGTGCATCACCGACGCGCTGTACGGTGCGCTGGGCGTGATGGCGGCGTCCCAGGGGACGATGAACAACTTCACCTTCGGCAACGAGCGGCACCAGTATTACGAGACGGTGTGCGGCGGCTCCGGCGCCGGGGCCGCGTTCCACGGCACCGACGCGGTGCAGACCCACATGACCAACTCCCGCCTGACCGACCCGGAGGTGCTGGAATGGCGCTTCCCCGTGGTGGTGGAGGCGTTCCGCATCCGCCGCGGCTCGGGCGGGACGGGGCAGCACCGCGGCGGCGACGGGGTGATCCGCCGCATCCGCTTCCTGGAGGCGATGACCGCCGCCATCCTGGCCAACCACCGCCGCGTGCCCCCCTTCGGCCTCAAGGGCGGCAAGCCGGGCAGCGTGGGCCGCACCCTGGTCCAGCGCACCGACGGTCTGGTGGAGGAATTGGGTCCAACCGCCAAGGTGGAGATGCAGCCGGGCGAGACCATCATCATCGAAACCCCGGGCGGCGGCGGATACGGCAACCCCTCGGCGGCTTCGCGGGAGTGA
- a CDS encoding GNAT family N-acetyltransferase, which yields MPVYRKLLPAEISRYRDHLLRLSRADRHARFSGTVSDDVIENHCRNLDWTRTILIGAFHQGVLRGAVELCTDRLLWPDSAELAISVEKDFQEMRIGSALVRRALTIARNRSITTIAIICQSTNRRMRALARRYGGKAEIDGGEVIATIPLESADQFSLALEALEDSTNAVGAVLDGLQAATAWTERRAA from the coding sequence ATGCCTGTGTACCGTAAGCTGCTGCCGGCGGAAATCAGCCGGTACCGCGATCATCTTTTACGCCTGAGCCGGGCCGACCGGCACGCGCGTTTCTCCGGCACCGTATCCGACGATGTGATCGAAAACCATTGCCGCAACCTGGACTGGACCCGCACGATTCTGATCGGGGCGTTCCATCAGGGTGTGTTGCGCGGGGCGGTGGAGCTGTGCACCGACCGCCTGCTGTGGCCCGATTCCGCCGAACTGGCCATCAGCGTGGAAAAGGACTTCCAGGAGATGCGCATCGGCTCGGCCCTGGTGCGCCGGGCGCTGACCATCGCGCGCAACCGTTCGATCACCACCATCGCCATCATCTGCCAGTCCACCAACCGCCGCATGCGGGCCCTGGCCCGCCGTTACGGCGGCAAGGCCGAGATCGACGGCGGCGAGGTCATCGCCACCATCCCGTTGGAATCGGCGGATCAGTTCTCCCTGGCCCTGGAAGCGCTGGAGGACAGCACCAACGCCGTGGGGGCCGTGCTGGACGGGCTGCAGGCGGCCACCGCCTGGACCGAACGGCGGGCGGCGTAA
- the rsmH gene encoding 16S rRNA (cytosine(1402)-N(4))-methyltransferase RsmH, with the protein MTTQPPVHIPVLLAEVVEALSPRDGAVYVDGTFGAGGYTRAILERADCRVIAIDRDPDAHARSHALTQRFPGRLTMVEGCFGDMDTLLAEHGIGPVDGVALDIGVSSPQIDEAERGFSFRFDGPLDMRMGRHGPTAADVVNNAGEEDLADIIFHLGEERHARRIARAITAARRLAPITRTAQLADVVRGAVPGKKGGRDGIDPATRTFQALRIHVNDELGELSRGLSAAERILAPGGRLAVVSFHSLEDRVVKNFLKDRSSPPAAPSRHTPVTAADHPDPSFHLLHRKPVTPGDQELALNPRARSSRLRAAERTAAPAFRAAAKEAGV; encoded by the coding sequence ATGACCACCCAGCCCCCCGTCCATATCCCGGTCCTGCTGGCCGAGGTGGTGGAGGCGCTGAGCCCCCGCGACGGCGCCGTCTATGTGGACGGCACCTTCGGGGCCGGCGGCTACACGCGCGCGATTCTGGAGCGCGCCGACTGCCGTGTGATCGCCATCGACCGCGACCCCGACGCGCACGCCCGCAGCCACGCCCTGACCCAGCGGTTCCCCGGCCGCCTGACCATGGTCGAGGGCTGCTTCGGCGACATGGACACGCTTCTGGCCGAGCACGGCATCGGGCCGGTGGACGGGGTGGCGTTGGACATCGGCGTGTCCTCCCCCCAGATCGACGAGGCCGAGCGCGGCTTCTCCTTCCGCTTCGACGGCCCGCTGGACATGCGCATGGGACGGCATGGGCCCACCGCCGCCGATGTGGTGAACAACGCCGGCGAGGAAGACCTCGCCGACATCATCTTCCACCTGGGCGAGGAGCGGCACGCCCGCCGGATCGCCCGCGCCATCACCGCCGCCCGCCGGCTGGCACCCATCACCCGCACGGCCCAATTGGCCGATGTGGTGCGGGGGGCCGTGCCGGGCAAGAAGGGCGGGCGTGACGGCATCGACCCCGCCACCCGCACCTTCCAGGCGCTGCGCATCCATGTGAACGACGAGCTGGGGGAATTGTCCCGCGGCCTGTCGGCGGCGGAACGCATCCTGGCGCCCGGCGGCCGTCTGGCCGTCGTGTCCTTCCATTCGCTGGAGGACAGGGTGGTCAAAAACTTTCTCAAAGACCGCTCGTCACCGCCGGCCGCCCCGTCGCGGCACACCCCGGTGACCGCAGCGGATCATCCCGATCCCTCGTTCCACCTGCTTCACCGCAAGCCGGTGACGCCGGGGGATCAGGAACTGGCACTCAACCCGCGTGCGCGCTCGTCCCGTCTGCGCGCCGCCGAACGCACCGCCGCGCCCGCCTTCCGGGCCGCGGCCAAGGAGGCAGGAGTATGA
- a CDS encoding ATP-binding cassette domain-containing protein — protein MAPPAPIVALQGVSVTFGGRPLFEGLDLAVSRGDKACLVGRNGSGKSTLMKVLSGEIAADGGDRFVQPGSRIAYLPQEPDFSRFATVHDYVAAGLPAPEQDEAHRVDAVLDRLQLPGHLSPTTLSGGEARRAALARALVGDPDVLLLDEPTNHLDLPTIQWLEEELAAYRGGLLLISHDRAFLNRLAKRTLWLDRGALRPSDRPFKDFEAWQQEVFEADEAAAHKLDRKIEGEMKWLREGISARRTRNMGRVRALLQLRTDRAERIKGGQQAKLAVAEAERSGRMVIEAEDVSKTFQTDEGPKPIVKGFTTRILRGDRIGLIGPNGAGKTTLLKILTGQIAPDSGTIKLGTNLETITFDQRREGLDPDDTIRRVLCPHGGDKVMVNGNPRHVAGYIKDFLFDTRQLDSPVKALSGGERNRLLLARMFARPSNLMILDEPTNDLDIDTLDLLEEVLSDYQGTLLLVSHDRDFLDRLVTSTIAVEGNGVVAEYAGGYSDYLLQRPAPEAAKPAAAPRAKPADTAPAAPKPRGKLSYKDQRELDELPARMDTLGKEIAALETELADPALFTRNPARFEKAGTTLHEKQTALEAAEERWLELESLRESLEGGR, from the coding sequence ATGGCTCCTCCCGCTCCCATCGTCGCGCTGCAGGGCGTCTCCGTCACCTTCGGCGGGCGCCCGCTGTTCGAAGGACTCGATCTCGCCGTGTCCCGCGGGGACAAGGCGTGCCTGGTCGGGCGCAACGGCTCGGGCAAATCCACGCTGATGAAGGTGCTGTCGGGGGAAATCGCGGCGGACGGCGGCGACCGCTTCGTCCAGCCCGGTTCCCGCATCGCCTATCTGCCGCAGGAGCCGGATTTCAGCCGCTTCGCCACCGTCCACGATTACGTGGCCGCCGGCCTGCCCGCCCCGGAACAGGACGAGGCGCACCGGGTGGACGCGGTGCTCGACCGGCTCCAGCTTCCCGGCCACCTGTCCCCCACCACGCTGTCGGGGGGCGAGGCGCGGCGCGCGGCGCTGGCCCGCGCGCTGGTGGGCGACCCCGACGTGCTGCTGCTGGACGAGCCCACCAACCACCTGGACCTGCCGACCATCCAATGGCTGGAAGAGGAGCTGGCGGCCTACCGCGGCGGCCTGCTGCTCATCAGCCACGACCGCGCGTTCCTGAACCGGCTGGCCAAGCGCACCTTGTGGCTGGACCGCGGCGCCCTGCGCCCCAGCGACCGCCCGTTCAAGGACTTCGAAGCCTGGCAGCAGGAGGTGTTCGAGGCCGACGAGGCCGCGGCCCACAAGCTGGACCGTAAGATCGAGGGCGAGATGAAGTGGCTGCGGGAGGGGATCTCCGCCCGCCGCACCCGCAACATGGGCCGTGTGCGCGCCCTGCTCCAGCTCCGCACCGACCGGGCGGAGCGCATCAAGGGCGGGCAGCAGGCCAAGCTGGCGGTGGCCGAGGCCGAACGCAGCGGCCGCATGGTGATCGAGGCGGAGGACGTCTCTAAGACCTTCCAGACCGACGAGGGGCCGAAGCCCATCGTCAAGGGCTTCACCACCCGCATCCTGCGCGGCGACCGCATCGGGCTGATCGGCCCCAACGGGGCGGGGAAGACCACCCTGCTGAAGATCCTGACCGGCCAGATCGCCCCCGACAGCGGCACCATCAAGCTGGGCACCAATCTGGAAACCATCACGTTCGACCAGCGGCGGGAGGGGCTGGACCCCGACGACACCATCCGCCGGGTGCTGTGCCCCCACGGCGGCGACAAGGTGATGGTCAACGGCAATCCCCGCCACGTGGCCGGCTACATCAAGGATTTCCTGTTCGACACCCGCCAGTTGGACAGCCCGGTCAAGGCGCTGTCGGGCGGTGAGCGCAACCGGCTGCTGCTGGCCCGCATGTTCGCCCGCCCGTCCAACCTGATGATCCTCGACGAACCCACCAACGATCTGGACATCGACACGCTGGACCTGCTGGAAGAGGTGCTGAGCGATTATCAGGGCACGCTGCTGCTGGTCAGCCACGACCGCGACTTCCTCGACCGTCTGGTCACCTCCACCATCGCGGTGGAGGGCAACGGGGTGGTGGCCGAATACGCCGGCGGCTACAGCGACTACCTGCTCCAGCGCCCGGCACCGGAGGCGGCCAAGCCCGCCGCGGCACCCAGGGCCAAACCCGCCGACACGGCGCCCGCCGCACCCAAGCCCCGCGGAAAGCTGAGCTACAAGGACCAGCGCGAACTGGACGAGCTTCCCGCCCGCATGGACACGCTGGGCAAGGAGATCGCGGCGCTGGAAACCGAACTGGCCGACCCGGCCCTGTTCACCCGCAACCCCGCCCGGTTCGAGAAGGCCGGCACCACCCTGCACGAGAAGCAGACGGCGCTGGAAGCGGCGGAGGAACGGTGGCTGGAACTTGAATCCCTGCGTGAATCGCTGGAGGGCGGGCGGTGA